Proteins encoded in a region of the Streptomyces liliiviolaceus genome:
- a CDS encoding PRC-barrel domain-containing protein has protein sequence MQTDIDPRNLIGRKAFDRNGTRIGTVDEVYLDDATGAPEWAAIRTGLFSRDAFVPLEPSEVVAESLHVPFERALIKDAPDFGVGRHLSPEQELQLYHHYGLDVSPTPPFPDKDFGHLANKEDPT, from the coding sequence GTGCAGACCGACATCGATCCGCGCAACCTGATAGGCCGCAAGGCGTTCGACCGCAACGGCACGAGGATCGGCACCGTCGACGAGGTCTACCTCGACGACGCGACCGGCGCACCGGAGTGGGCGGCCATACGCACCGGCCTGTTCAGCCGGGACGCCTTCGTCCCCCTGGAGCCCAGCGAAGTGGTCGCCGAATCCCTGCACGTCCCGTTCGAACGCGCCCTGATCAAGGACGCCCCCGACTTCGGAGTAGGCCGCCACCTCTCCCCCGAACAAGAACTACAGCTCTACCACCACTACGGCCTGGACGTATCCCCCACACCCCCCTTCCCAGACAAAGA